From one Streptomyces sp. R41 genomic stretch:
- a CDS encoding DJ-1/PfpI family protein, giving the protein MQVAVVTFDGFNELDSFIASGLINRCRKDGLEAFITTPTPVVTSMNGVEVTGQRPMEFVTEADVVLIGSGVKARDVVADDRLISRLRLDPSRQLIGAQCSGALVLARLGLLDGMPACTDMKSRPFVEACDVTVLDAPIHAEGNIATAGGCLASQYLAAWVITRMLGEDAARDVIDYVAPVGENQETVERAMRAVHAGEAALR; this is encoded by the coding sequence ATGCAGGTAGCCGTGGTCACCTTCGACGGGTTCAACGAGCTCGACAGCTTCATCGCTTCCGGGCTGATCAACCGGTGCCGTAAGGACGGCTTGGAAGCCTTCATTACGACGCCGACGCCGGTGGTCACGTCGATGAACGGCGTCGAGGTGACCGGGCAGCGCCCGATGGAGTTCGTGACCGAAGCCGACGTCGTGCTGATCGGTAGCGGGGTGAAGGCGCGAGACGTGGTCGCCGACGACCGGCTGATCTCCAGGCTGCGGCTCGACCCCTCGCGACAGCTGATCGGGGCGCAGTGCTCCGGCGCGCTGGTGCTCGCCCGGCTCGGGTTGCTGGATGGCATGCCGGCGTGCACGGACATGAAGAGCCGGCCCTTCGTCGAAGCCTGCGACGTCACCGTGCTGGACGCGCCGATCCACGCCGAGGGGAACATCGCCACGGCGGGCGGTTGCCTGGCGTCCCAGTATCTCGCCGCGTGGGTGATCACCCGAATGCTGGGGGAGGACGCCGCGCGCGACGTCATCGACTACGTGGCTCCGGTCGGCGAAAACCAGGAGACTGTCGAGCGCGCCATGCGTGCCGTCCACGCGGGCGAGGCTGCACTGCGCTGA
- a CDS encoding LysR substrate-binding domain-containing protein: protein MGEPTYWNKSIQWCELLRRPGTSRALVTGVGEGRLAFALARQPISDPALDVLPVMSERLGAVVPADRLAERDSVAPGRPGRPLFRRRTPGNQIRLFRPA from the coding sequence TTGGGAGAGCCGACGTACTGGAACAAGTCAATTCAGTGGTGCGAGCTCCTGCGCCGGCCCGGCACCTCCAGGGCTCTGGTCACCGGCGTGGGCGAGGGCAGACTCGCGTTCGCGCTGGCACGGCAGCCGATCAGTGATCCCGCGTTGGACGTGCTGCCCGTCATGTCGGAACGGCTGGGCGCGGTGGTGCCGGCCGATCGGTTGGCCGAGCGGGACTCCGTGGCACCTGGACGACCTGGCCGACCTCTGTTTCGTCGTCGCACCCCAGGAAATCAGATCCGCTTATTTCGACCAGCTTGA